The Streptomyces tendae DNA segment CGAGGCGACGAACGAGCCGATGGTGACGCTGTCCCGCCAGCCCTCCTCCGCGGCGCGGATGAAGCCGTAGACGAGCGTGGCCATACCGGCCGTCGAGGTGACCGCCCCCGCGATGTCGAAACGGCCGGTGTGTCGTTCGGACTCGTTGATGTACATCGGCGTGAGGACGGCGATCAGCAGACCGATCGGGACGTTGACGAAGAGCACCCACCGCCAGTCGAGCCACTCGGTGAGCATGCCGCCCGCGAGCAGGCCGATGGCGCCGCCGCCCGCCGAGACCGCGGCGAAGACGCCGAAGGCGCGGTTGCGTTCGGGCCCCTCCGGGAACGTGGTGGTGATGAGCGCCAACGAGGTCGGCGAGGCGATCGCACCGCCCACGCCCTGCAGCACGCGCGCCGCGAGCAGCTGCCAGGGCTCCTGGGCCAGCCCGCCGAGCAGCGAGGCGACGGTGAAGAGCAGGATGCCGCTCATGAAGACGCGGCGGCGGCCGAGGATGTCACCGGCCCGGCCGCCGAGCAGCAGCAGACCGCCGAAGGTCAGGGTGTAGGCGCTGACCACCCAGGTGAGGTCGGTGGTGCTGAACTGCAGTGCATTCTGGATGTGCGGGAGCGCGATATTCACAATCGTCGCGTCGAGTACGACCATGAGTTGACAGGCCGCGATGACGGCGAGCGCGATGCCGGGGCGCCCTGGCCGGCGAGCCGCACCCGGCTTCGGGTCCTGGAGCAAAGGAGAGGTGGTCACTATGGGTCCCCCACGAGTGAGTTAGTGAACGAGCGCGTTCACTGTTGCGCCAACCGTAGAAGTCCCCGACAGTGAACGCAACCGTTCACTGAGAGGTCGTCGCCCGGCGTGTCCCCCTTCGGCGTCGTGCGGCGTGTGCTTCATCCCCGAATGTCCGCTTCCTCTTCTTGGTGGAGAGAGTCAGATGGTTACTTCGAGCTGGGCGGACGCCCACGCTCAGTCGGCAGCCTCCCGTCGCCGCGGCGCCGTACTGGAACGCGCGATCCTCGAGTCCGCGCTGGACCAGCTCAGTACGGTCGGCTGGAACGGCCTGACGATGGAGGGTGTCGCCGCCGGCGCCCAGACCGGGAAGGCCGCCGTCTACCGGCGCTGGCCCTCCAAGGAGGACCTCGTCGCGGACGCTCTGCGGGCAGCGCTGCCCGAGTTCGAGAAGGCGCCCGATCTGGGAAGCGTGCGTGCGGACCTGCTGGAGCTGTGCCGCCGGGCCCGGGACGCGATGTTCTCCCGGCCGGGCTGTGCTTTGCGTGCGGTCATTCACGAGTGCGACACCACGGAGGCCGAACGCTTCCACGCGGTGATCTTCACTGGAGTCGTCGAGCCGACTCTGGCCATGCTCCGCGAGGTGCTCGAGCGCGGAATCGAGCGGGGAGAGGTGCGCGCCGACGCCGCCAACGGCTACGTGATCGACGCCGTGCCGGCGATGATGATGTACCGGTCGAAGATGTGCGGCAGCGAATGGGCCGATGGCGATCTGGAGCAGATGATCGACCAGTTGATGGTCCCGCTGCTGCGGCCGCACGGCGCCTGATCCGCCTGCCGGTCCCGGTGGCGGCCGCACTGAGGCAACCGGGGTGTCGCACGCCGAACCGGGCGGCGTACGCTAAGGGCGCCATGCCGTACGAACCACCTACTCACACCGTCGAGCGCTCACTCCGCGCCACGACCGGAGCGAAGATCGTTGCAGGTGTCGACGAGGTGGGGCGTGGCGCGTGGGCCGGCCCGGTCACCGTCTGTGCGGCGATCACCGGACTGCGCCGTCCCCCCGAGGGACTCACCGACTCCAAGCTCCTCACCGTCAAGCGCCGCACGGAGCTCGCCGAGATACTGCGGAGCTGGGTGACGTCGTACGCCCTGGGGCACGCGTCGCCCGAGGAGATCGACGACATGGGGATGACCGCCGCGCTCCGGCTCGCGGCCTGCCGCGCGCTGGAAGGGCTGCCGGTCCGGCCCGACGCGGTCATCCTCGACGGCAAGCACGACTACCTCGGCTCGCCCTGGCAGGTCCGGACGGTCATCAAGGGCGACCAGTCGTGCGTCGCCGTGGCGGCCGCGTCGGTCATCGCCAAGGTCCAGCGCGACAAAATGATGGCCGAACTGGGCCTCGCCCATGCAGACTTCGGTTTCGCGGACAACGCCGGGTATCCGTCCCCCGTGCACAGGGCCGCGCTGGAGGTCCGGGGACCCACTCCGTACCACCGGCTGTCGTGGGCGTATCTTGATGCGCTGCCCCAGTGGCGGCACCTCAAGAAGGTCCGCACCTGGACGGAAGGGC contains these protein-coding regions:
- a CDS encoding TetR/AcrR family transcriptional regulator, translated to MVTSSWADAHAQSAASRRRGAVLERAILESALDQLSTVGWNGLTMEGVAAGAQTGKAAVYRRWPSKEDLVADALRAALPEFEKAPDLGSVRADLLELCRRARDAMFSRPGCALRAVIHECDTTEAERFHAVIFTGVVEPTLAMLREVLERGIERGEVRADAANGYVIDAVPAMMMYRSKMCGSEWADGDLEQMIDQLMVPLLRPHGA
- a CDS encoding ribonuclease HII; translated protein: MPYEPPTHTVERSLRATTGAKIVAGVDEVGRGAWAGPVTVCAAITGLRRPPEGLTDSKLLTVKRRTELAEILRSWVTSYALGHASPEEIDDMGMTAALRLAACRALEGLPVRPDAVILDGKHDYLGSPWQVRTVIKGDQSCVAVAAASVIAKVQRDKMMAELGLAHADFGFADNAGYPSPVHRAALEVRGPTPYHRLSWAYLDALPQWRHLKKVRTWTEGRVPAIEGQLGFDF